In one Corallococcus silvisoli genomic region, the following are encoded:
- a CDS encoding helix-turn-helix transcriptional regulator: MDRTERILDLVALLLDAREPISWAELREHFPADYGGSDDAAERKFERDKAELVELGFPLSYVQGDDERRDGYLVDRDVYYLPEADLTKEELAVLYAAGSAALASGAFPGRDDLAHALRKIGFFAGESLPTPRVRMELGTGQEGQEKEVSARLEQLWDACSAHKWVQLTYGSPRKDGVTERRVDPYGLALRRGVWTLVGYCHLRQGLRTFHVHRIRELKVNTARPRTPDFEVPADFSLDAHVAYFPWQYRFHAPMEVTLQLTGPQASRAGSLFPGAALEPVAEGVARARFPVTFLDGLVRFVLSLGADCRVEGPPEARARLEQMAANILAKHAPVEGPRVSA, encoded by the coding sequence ATGGACCGCACGGAACGCATCCTTGATCTCGTGGCACTGTTGCTCGACGCGCGGGAACCCATCTCCTGGGCCGAACTGCGTGAGCATTTCCCCGCGGACTACGGCGGCTCGGACGACGCCGCCGAGCGCAAGTTCGAGCGCGACAAGGCGGAGCTCGTCGAGCTGGGCTTCCCGCTGAGCTACGTGCAGGGCGACGACGAGCGGCGCGACGGCTACCTCGTCGACCGCGACGTCTACTACCTGCCGGAGGCGGACCTGACGAAGGAGGAGCTGGCCGTGCTCTACGCCGCCGGGTCCGCCGCGCTGGCCTCGGGCGCGTTCCCGGGCCGCGACGACCTGGCGCACGCCCTGCGCAAGATTGGCTTCTTCGCCGGCGAGTCCCTGCCCACCCCGCGCGTGCGCATGGAGCTGGGCACCGGGCAGGAGGGCCAGGAGAAGGAGGTCTCCGCCCGCCTGGAGCAGCTGTGGGATGCGTGCTCCGCGCACAAGTGGGTGCAGCTCACCTATGGCAGCCCCCGGAAGGACGGGGTGACGGAGCGGCGCGTGGACCCGTATGGGCTGGCGCTCCGGCGCGGCGTCTGGACGCTGGTGGGCTACTGCCACCTGCGCCAGGGCCTGCGCACCTTCCACGTGCACCGCATCCGCGAGCTGAAGGTGAACACCGCGCGGCCGCGCACGCCGGACTTCGAGGTCCCCGCTGACTTCTCCCTGGACGCGCACGTGGCGTACTTCCCCTGGCAGTACCGCTTCCACGCGCCCATGGAGGTGACGCTCCAGCTCACCGGGCCGCAGGCCTCGCGCGCGGGCTCCCTCTTCCCCGGCGCGGCGCTGGAGCCGGTGGCGGAGGGCGTCGCGCGGGCCCGCTTCCCCGTGACGTTCCTGGACGGGCTGGTGCGGTTCGTCCTCTCCCTGGGGGCGGATTGCCGCGTGGAGGGGCCTCCGGAGGCCCGTGCGCGCCTGGAGCAGATGGCGGCGAACATCCTGGCGAAGCACGCGCCGGTGGAAGGTCCGCGGGTGAGCGCATGA
- a CDS encoding helix-turn-helix transcriptional regulator: MSNVHERLRRLLFLVPYVSKHPGVTVEALAKALNISREDLLEELDLLTCVGRPPFNPDDYIDIYVANDRVYVDLDQRLFAPPRLTAGEAAALAAAAELLRPSTGDALQSALTKLEGIIPPAARERFRDMFRKIDASADAPPALGPLTRAILERLEVTFGYASPGRPPEPRRVRPYELLSHRGQWYLQGFCHTRQDARLFRLDRMEELAVTPTAFQPPPDARADVPNPARGTSEASVRVRFTPTAAPYVKERFGQDARPLADGGVEVRVAGDSERWLTQWVLSFGGEAEVLEPASARAAVARAVHASIGS, translated from the coding sequence ATGAGCAACGTCCACGAGCGGCTGCGCCGCCTGCTGTTCCTCGTCCCCTACGTCTCCAAGCACCCGGGCGTCACCGTGGAGGCCCTGGCGAAGGCGCTCAACATCAGCCGGGAGGACCTGCTGGAGGAGCTGGACCTGCTCACCTGCGTGGGCCGGCCCCCCTTCAACCCGGACGACTACATCGACATCTACGTGGCCAACGACCGCGTCTATGTGGACCTGGATCAGCGCCTGTTCGCGCCGCCCCGGCTGACGGCGGGAGAGGCCGCGGCCCTGGCCGCCGCGGCGGAGCTCCTGCGCCCGTCCACCGGGGACGCCCTCCAGAGCGCCCTCACCAAGCTGGAGGGCATCATCCCGCCCGCCGCGCGCGAGCGCTTCCGGGACATGTTCCGGAAGATCGACGCCTCCGCGGACGCGCCCCCGGCCCTGGGGCCGCTCACCCGGGCCATCCTGGAGCGGCTGGAGGTCACGTTCGGCTACGCCAGCCCCGGCCGCCCTCCGGAGCCGCGCCGGGTGCGCCCCTACGAGCTGCTCAGCCACCGGGGGCAGTGGTACCTCCAGGGCTTCTGCCATACCCGCCAGGACGCGCGCCTGTTCCGGCTGGACCGGATGGAGGAGCTGGCCGTCACCCCCACCGCCTTCCAGCCCCCTCCGGATGCCCGCGCGGACGTGCCCAACCCGGCGCGCGGCACCAGCGAGGCCTCCGTCCGGGTGCGCTTCACGCCCACGGCGGCCCCTTACGTGAAGGAGCGCTTCGGCCAGGACGCCCGCCCGCTCGCTGACGGCGGGGTGGAGGTGCGGGTGGCCGGAGACAGTGAGCGCTGGCTCACACAGTGGGTGCTATCCTTCGGCGGCGAGGCGGAGGTGCTGGAGCCGGCGAGCGCGCGCGCCGCCGTTGCCCGAGCCGTGCATGCCTCGATAGGCTCCTAG
- a CDS encoding FHA domain-containing protein → MAFQLTISEGKDAGKEFVFDQDSVLIGRTSECDVVLYDPGVSRRHCRIFQDGGGYAVEDQKSANGTLLNGAAVQKQALTDGDTLTLGPVTFLFALAADEATTGEDEKPAEDGANSTRIVSIDSVRKQRNKKAAALMPEGADEEDLQGIRAESTRMNMRAIRRPTSSNAQRAAPQQPPPDEEAPAALEKPAPAPPPARRTGSQSSRAVARAPSPRAGAGGGGLSAAERARIRRETPGLMANLRLFWAEANSKVRAGVMTGGGVVVLGLFALVYWLVLGGNDQVQKGEEPVRLSNQPITDSFGLGDGVTWYRPDMKVFEWEFVAATRAVVILHYQAQGISKDEVVVSVNGVDVGKVPPDTLASQERSLELMIPPQQLRKGEPNRIIFDNTRNPPGEDPWRIWNVWVERALLPEQLSTQQLLQQAGDSFKKGRKNFETPDIGARNRYEAWKAFREAWLMLEAHPDPKPDLYFEAQEQMKRAQQELDRTCSKLLLEVEGYYNQGHYKQAASTLDHMREYFPEYDQPCATRAENKRAEYNL, encoded by the coding sequence ATGGCCTTCCAACTGACGATCTCCGAGGGAAAAGACGCAGGCAAGGAGTTCGTCTTCGACCAAGACTCCGTGCTCATCGGGCGCACCTCCGAGTGCGATGTGGTGCTGTATGACCCCGGTGTCTCCCGCCGCCACTGCCGCATCTTCCAGGACGGAGGCGGCTACGCGGTGGAGGACCAGAAGAGCGCCAACGGCACGCTCCTCAACGGCGCGGCGGTGCAGAAGCAGGCGCTCACCGACGGCGACACGCTGACGCTGGGCCCGGTGACGTTCCTCTTCGCGCTGGCGGCGGACGAGGCGACCACCGGCGAGGACGAGAAGCCCGCGGAGGACGGCGCCAACAGCACGCGCATCGTCTCCATCGACTCCGTGCGCAAGCAGCGCAACAAGAAGGCCGCCGCGCTCATGCCGGAAGGCGCCGACGAGGAGGATCTGCAGGGCATCCGCGCGGAGTCCACGCGCATGAACATGCGCGCCATCCGCCGGCCCACCTCCTCCAACGCGCAGCGCGCGGCGCCGCAGCAGCCGCCTCCGGACGAAGAGGCTCCCGCGGCCCTGGAGAAGCCCGCCCCCGCGCCCCCGCCCGCGCGCCGCACCGGGTCCCAGTCGTCCCGCGCGGTGGCTCGGGCGCCTTCCCCCCGCGCGGGCGCCGGCGGCGGTGGCTTGTCCGCGGCCGAGCGCGCCCGCATCCGCCGTGAGACGCCGGGGCTGATGGCCAACCTGCGCCTGTTCTGGGCGGAGGCGAACTCCAAGGTCCGCGCGGGCGTGATGACCGGCGGCGGCGTGGTGGTGCTGGGCCTCTTCGCGCTCGTGTACTGGCTGGTGCTGGGCGGCAACGACCAGGTGCAGAAGGGCGAGGAGCCGGTGCGCCTCTCCAACCAGCCCATCACCGACTCGTTCGGCCTGGGCGACGGCGTCACCTGGTACCGGCCGGACATGAAGGTCTTCGAGTGGGAGTTCGTCGCCGCGACGCGCGCGGTGGTCATCCTCCACTACCAGGCCCAGGGCATCTCCAAGGATGAAGTGGTGGTGAGCGTCAACGGCGTGGACGTGGGCAAGGTGCCCCCGGACACGCTGGCCAGCCAGGAGCGCTCGTTGGAGCTGATGATCCCGCCACAGCAGCTGCGCAAGGGCGAACCCAACCGGATCATCTTCGACAACACCCGCAACCCGCCCGGCGAGGACCCCTGGCGCATCTGGAACGTCTGGGTGGAGCGCGCGCTGCTTCCGGAGCAGCTCTCCACGCAGCAGCTGCTGCAGCAGGCCGGGGACTCCTTCAAGAAGGGCCGCAAGAACTTCGAGACGCCGGACATCGGCGCGCGCAACCGCTACGAGGCCTGGAAGGCCTTCCGCGAGGCGTGGCTGATGCTGGAGGCCCACCCGGACCCCAAGCCGGACCTCTACTTCGAGGCGCAGGAGCAGATGAAGCGCGCCCAGCAGGAGCTGGACCGCACCTGCTCCAAGCTGCTGCTGGAGGTGGAGGGCTACTACAACCAGGGCCACTACAAGCAGGCCGCCTCCACCCTGGACCACATGCGCGAGTACTTCCCCGAGTACGACCAGCCGTGCGCCACGCGCGCGGAGAACAAGCGCGCCGAGTACAACCTGTAG